The genomic region TGTGGAAGTTCTGAAACAGATTTTTCCTACACTAACGAAGCGATCGTCTAGATTGTCCGTATTCGTTGAATAGTCTTCCCTAAAACACTACTCTTTTGGTGGATGAGCGCCATCGCACTGCCTACAGTACACTCAAAAATCATACCTACACTTCACCGATATGGAAGACACTTTGTTCAACCGTACTTTTCGGGACAGCCAGGGCGAGATTGTTCTGGCTCAAAAGCCCAATCTGCCGATTCTGGTCTGGCTAGCAGCAACTTTACTCAATTTGATTCCCACGACTGGCAACCTCCACACAGGGCTAGACGCACTCGCCTTTGGCTCCTTGTTCACTTGGGCATGGCTGGAACTGTTCCAAGGTGTTAACTACTTCCGGCGGGCGTTAGGATTTATCGTGCTAATAGGCGCGCTCGCCTCTAGACTTCCCTGGTCGTAACGGGTTCACCATTCCAAAATTGTAATGCCTATTGCATTCCTCAAAGCAGTTGACAAGGGGTGTGAGTTTAGGTTTTAGGATAAAGTTGTAACTTTTGGGTGGCGATCTCTAGCTGCACTGGAGTGTTAACCGCTAAATAAGTGTTTGTGGGAGTCCGCGCCACGATCTCACGACCGCTAGGTGTATGGAGGACGTAGCGATATTCGCCTCCGAGAAACTGGCGATCGCGAATCGAGATTTGACTGGTAGGGACGGGGGTGAGAACGATCTCTTCTTGACGCACCATCAGATCGACTGCCTCTTGGCGATCGCAATCGTCAGTTAGGGTAATAGGGATAGTGCCGATTTCTGTCCGCCACACATCACCCTGACGCTGAGCTGGAATCAAATTGGCTTGGGTGACAAACTCGGCAACAAATCGCGATGCTGGTCGTTGATACAGACACTCTGGCTTATCAATTTGCTCTAGATAACCGTTGCACATGACTGCAACCCGATCCGCGAGCGATAGCGCTTCTTCGCGATCGTGCGTGACTAGTATCGCCGATACACCCGCAGCTTTGAGGATCGCGCGCAACTCGTGCCGCAATCGCAATCGCACTTGTGCATCTAGATTGCTCAGCGGTTCGTCGAGCAGAATCAGCGCTGGACGCGGAGCAATGGCACGAGCGAGAGCAAC from Chroococcidiopsis sp. SAG 2025 harbors:
- a CDS encoding ABC transporter ATP-binding protein, which encodes MSSPLLCLHQVTRQFSRRTQPAVCGVSLSLPAGDLLALLGPSGCGKTTLLRLIAGFEQPQNGTIDIAQRRVSGDGHWLPPEQRNVGMVFQDYALFPHLTVSQNIAFGLDRSSKTAKQVKDALALVNLTGMENRYPHQLSGGQQQRVALARAIAPRPALILLDEPLSNLDAQVRLRLRHELRAILKAAGVSAILVTHDREEALSLADRVAVMCNGYLEQIDKPECLYQRPASRFVAEFVTQANLIPAQRQGDVWRTEIGTIPITLTDDCDRQEAVDLMVRQEEIVLTPVPTSQISIRDRQFLGGEYRYVLHTPSGREIVARTPTNTYLAVNTPVQLEIATQKLQLYPKT